The following nucleotide sequence is from Tribolium castaneum strain GA2 chromosome 5, icTriCast1.1, whole genome shotgun sequence.
aaaaaaatcatttcaaaactgtttTAAGAAAGGGTAGATTAAGCTTTGAGGCAACCGTTTCAACTTTAACTATACTCCTTGAAATTTAGTTCATTTGTTCTGTCACTGATTGATTTACAATGTATTCAataatggttgttcatcaagttgactatgaaatttaaaatcattCAAATGACTATCGTAATTTTTCTGTCAAGTCTTTGAACtagctttttactcactttttggcacttttcggcaaagtttttttaagtgtagggtttgtcttgatttgtgttttatatttccgcgatttttgttgttatgtATTCTCTTAAATTTGAagtatttttacattattttgacggatctgtcactttgacggtattcacaatttaaattaggcGGCACATTGCaaaggtgacttgatgaacaagcatttttgaacacattgtatttttagataaaagtTTAAGAacttattttcatatttttgttactaataaagttttttttttggtttttgagaatatgtagtttaaaaaattgctaatatCTGTGCTAATACAGtgtttctggatcagtctgtattatAACAGTAACAAATTTGCACCTTGCACATTTAGCGACCAAATAGTTGCAGTGTCAAAATGAGTGTTATTAAAACTGCATGTTTGACaccaaatttattaatgattaggcagaaatcaaaaaacaagCGATTTTGGGTTAATCCCATTATTAGCCAAAGACTATTCAAGAGgcagtttttataaattatttgaactGTTATCGAAGCATCCTGAAAAAAGTTTCAGATATTTTCGGATCGATCTTTTGAatgtgtttgtatttttttgattttttttaatgtacaaGCCATCGTAATTTCGaagattttttatacttataatacttataatttcACATCTCTTCAAAGGCCTACTCTATGGCAGCAcctcaaaatttattatctgATATActacaatttcttaaaaaaaagaaggaaATATTTGTTAAGTTTAATGaacaaagtttatttttatttgttttttcaaaaaccagGAGAGCATTTCAATTTTATAGGAATTGTTCAAACATCTCATTCATAATTTCTGCtgtaaatttttgtgtaattattcTTTCGATTTAAGTTGTTACGACGCAGTTTTACATTTTCTCACAGATCAGTGCCATTGCCGCaaatttttcgacaaaatgcCAATTTTTAGAGTATATTTAAAGTGCAAGAGCAACTAAATAATCGCAGAAGGAATAATTATTGCAACGATTTGCCAAGTTATGTATCGAATTCACGTTTTTATGAAGATACAACTCATTTATCTTACAGTTCGctcttatttttcttttggTAAAATCTTATTGAGTCACTGGACTAAATATCTCAAGTCCACGTAACGTGCCAGCAAAAACTTCAACCATCAACTTGCTATCCACATATCGCATTAACACTGTGCTTTTCAGGAACAAAGAAGATGGAATACAAGACGAGGCAATGGCACGAGAAGTGCTTCTGCTGTTGCGTATGCAAAGTACCGATCGGTACCCAGAGTTTCATTCCTCGCGAGCAAGAGATCTACTGTGCCAAGTGTTACGAAGAGAAATTCGCCACGCGTTGCATCAAATGCAACAAGGTCATCACCAGCGGCGGCGTGACGTACAAGAACGAGCCCTGGCACAGGGAGTGCTTCACCTGCACCCACTGCTCCAAGAGCCTGGCGGGCGAGCGCTTCACCAGCCGCGACGAGAAGCCCTATTGCGCCGAGTGCTTCGGCGAGCTGTTCGCCAAACGGTGCTTCGCCTGCAATAAGCCCATCACCGGCATCGGGGGCACGAAGTTCATCTCGTTCGAGGACAGGCATTGGCACAACGACTGCTTCTTCTGCGCCTCGTGCCGCACCAGTCTAGTGGGCCGTGGCTTCATCACCGACCAGGAAGACATCATCTGTCCCGAATGCGCCAAGCAAAAGTTGATGTAGATTTTACagatttctgtttttttttaatcagtgACCATAGCACCGTGACACGCACACACTACACACACACACATCTTACACCaccgaaaaaaacataaaagaaaaatacaaaaaaaaacgaggATACGCTGTTTTTAGagtaaatgtatttatttttggaggatttatttttgtttgccaTATTATAACATGACGTCAGAGTTGATTGGGACGTAGGAtattctaaattttgacattacACCACAGCTTCCTTGATTCGTGCAATGACAGTACGTCGAGGATCAAGGAAGCTGTGCCCTATCCAAACAGTTGCCTTAAAAATTTAGTAGTAGAGACCCATGAATATTAAACATATatatttgttataaattacgGTTGTTATTGCTTCTTAACTGTTAATGTAAgtgttttgacaattttttattgtatattattattactattgtagATAATGTACACAGCTTCATAGCATTTATGAAATGAGCAACTTTGGTGCTATTTGAGTAgttagattaattttttattattattttcctaaTTTCTAGTTACTGTTTTTCAGTAAATTCTATCTAAATGCTTCATTAACAGAAATGTTACTAttaatattgataaataaacATACATAATATTCGTTTAGAGTTTAACTTTCAGTTGTAAAATGTACGTATTGGTAAATTTggattgttaaaaatttgttatgcTTTTAAATACAAGTACAGGGCTTTGCTTTAGGGATATTGTTATATTTAATTCCACAATAAATATCTGAAAGAAAACAAAGACTCTCATCTTAGTCGTTATTTAGCCAACAGAACAATAGTTTTTCGTTGATTTtccttaattaataaaaattattgaatcaAGGTTTTTTGTTTCATGGTATTTTATTAATGATTGCCACAAAATACTAAATACTTAACTCGTACGAGTTAAATGCGAGCTgtacacacttttttttttctatgattTGAGCggtcataataaaaattataagttGCTTTAAAATGTTGGAGTTGATTTTAAACGTCAGACTAGTGTCAAACGCTCAAGGCAATCTATAATAATTGCTGTCATGTCGTTACATTTCTATTGGCCACAAGTTGCCCCGTGTTTGTCATATCATAGGATCTTCTGATTGGTCAAAAACCCGTAACACTGTTATTAAAGTACAGGCCACAAAATTTAGCGAAGCCATTATCTCTTATCtgcatagttttttttattacttataattatatgataaatttacaatacagtaaaacctctcaacaacggacaccgttgggaatctttaattgtccgttgtggagaggtgttcGCTAATAAAAGGTGGTCACTTTtaatataaacaattattttttttaaatcaacaaATAGATGAAACTCTGACTCTGACAGACAGTGCTTACAGAAAAGGTTTATTGGATCTGCTAAAATCGCAATCTAACACGCAAACGTGTTTTTTAGAATGTATtcattctttaatttttttaatcatgttTATATAAGTAgaaatcttttttaattaaaattaaataaggaaataaacagtttttttgtttattttttaattgtttggttGTTTACAAGACataattttagctattttttgaaCAACTTCAAATGTCTCAGACAATGAGTGCTAAGGCAAGTTCTgccattatttattattatactatTATTTTCATCTTTTCGTCACTTATTCATAAATAAATCTggattttttatatataattTCTCATCTATTTCTACATGgtttataaaacaaattttgtttttttgagctaCTCTTTCGTCTGTTCGTTGTAACAGGTAAATTTATATATGTGGTAATTGGAGATTTTTTGTCGGCGTCAGCTATACAGTGGGTCTGTTGTAACTTTTGTTatgttcctacaaaaatgtttgttgTAAACAGGTGTCCGCTAGACGGAAGTGtccattaagggaggttttactgtacaacttttgtttataaaaaaaacaacaaaatttatatgtatttttattttatttatttattttacacgaaaaactacaattCGTCCGTTTGACCAAATAgtgtaaatataataaataaaaaaataaaataaatgcaacAGGCGGCTACAAGGCAGGCGCCAGGCGCTTTACTTGTTataattaaatgtaattaatgatgtactaattagttttttcgtaaggtaCATAGTTTAAGCACAAATcgcttggttccatacttttggCCAACGCTGTATGCAGAATAGGTACATGTCTGAACCCATGCAGATGAGGGTTATGGGGGTAGAAAAACTAAGACATTAGGTTacatatttgttgttttagatttttttgctgttgtttTGTAATTGTTGGACGCTGATTTGGAAACTgccaacagattttttttatcagctctagtttttgagataagaGAACTtaatgttagtttttttaattaaacggacaccacttttaattatttctctttgcttagatttttttgctgttgGTTGCTGTTTTTGAAACAGCCACCAGAATTTTTCTATCAGATCTAGTCTTTTGAGATATAGGTAGGTAACTAATATtagaatttatttgaaaaatgcacctattttttggtttacttCTTTGTGCCCTgattttttgctgttgttaACTGTTGGactgattttaaaattaccgACAGATTTTTCCTACCAGCTCAAGTTTTTGTGATTGATTATATTAGAACTTTccgcatttttcataagctctaTTACTGCTCTAAAATGAAAACTTCTAAATTTGGATATCAGATTTGAAACCtacatttcaaaaaagattgcTTAATTGCTGCGTATATTTGGTTGCCTGTACTAGAAAGATGGTCGATTAATGGGTTCAGTATCGCACGATTACAAAATTGTAACATAACATGACAGGCAATTCATATGTATAGTTAATAACGGTCAATAGGAAAATTATCCACCTGCTATTTAAGCCTACAAATCATCTAATTTGGACACTGACAGGGTAGGCAACACATTATATACATATatcaattgtttaaatttataaaatggctaTTTTAATTCGCACTTTTGGCgagtttttatgatttttggtacattttaaaataaacgtttgCTTGTATTTAAGGAAGTTTTTTTGAATCTGCTTAAGTTTGGTATTTGAAAATCCCGCTGTTGGTGTGGCACTATGCAACCGGCCGGTTTCCTTCATTTTACAAAGTTGGCACAGAATCGGTGATAGGTGGAAAAGCAACCAACTTTCATCGCGCTGATTAGCGAATTACTTTAAGAAAATGTCTTCAAATTCGATAGAAAGCGAGGTAAGGCCCTGCTAATCCAACTATAAAAACTTTGGGTCATGTTTCAATCGGTAATTGTTGATATTTTCCAAGATTTGTCACAGCCCCGGCAATTCTGCCATATTGCATTCACATGACCATcccttgtaattttttgtgttgctTCGCCACAGAACGAAAAAAACGACCTAAAGACTGAGAACGACATAGACATCGCGCAGGATTTTTCCATCAAACACCCGCTCCAAAACTGCTGGACACTTTGGTACTACGAGAATGACAGGAGCCAGACGTGGGAGAAGAACCAGAAGGAAATCGCCTCGTTTCAGACCGTTGAGGACTTCTGGAGGTAGTTATTGTGTTCAGGACACGGTGATGAGTGCTACTTGTGGCAAATTTCAGTTTATACAATCACATTAAGCCCGCAAGTGAGCTGAGACAAGGGAACGACTATTCCCTGTTCAAGAGGGGCATCAGGCCCATGTGGGAGGATGAAGCGAACAAACGCGGGGGGCGTTGGCTTATTAACTTAGACAAGAAACAGAGGACCAACGAGCTTGACCGGTACTGGCTTGATATTGTAAGTTCTTGCATAACGTCCGATTAAATTTCACACTTGACCTCCTTCAGATCTTGTGTCTAATTGGGGAAGCGTTCGAGCATTCGGATGAAATCTGCGGGGCGGTAGTCAATATTCGAGGAAAGGGTGATAAGATCGGTAGGTGACTAATCTAGGTTGGCGATATTGGGTAGTaattgttgccaacttaacaAGTCATGGGTCACTTCGATTTGTTGATTTCAGGGGTCTGGACTTCCGACGCCACAAAAAGCGCGGCTGTCATCGAAATCGGCAAAAAACTGAAGGAGCGGCTGCATATACCGCCAAGGACGGTTTTAGGATACCAAATCCACAAAGACACTCAGGACAAGTCTGGTTCCGTTACCAAGAATTCATACACCGTTTAATTAGAGTAACCGTTGAAATGTTTTCGTTTTGAGAATGTTCGTATTGGTATTGATTTCCCATGGTTTATTtgaatatatttatttcattttctacTTTATTAATCTCGTTTTGTATGCCAGGATATTGTTGCGTTTGTATATAATTAAAGACGAGACACTTGTTtgaactttatatttttataaaaataacaacagcTCGTTAACAATTATAAATTATGGAAAATCGAATATATCCTGCACTTTCAATCTGAGGTCCTTCCGCCTTGCGTCCGTTAAAGCTTCCAATAATTTACTACGCCACCTATATCTATCACAGTTTTGTTCGTGAAAAGCCAAAATCTTGTAGGCCCTAGCTGATGTGCTCCTCACAGTGTTTAAGTCGTCTATGTCGCCCTCAGGGATGCCCAAAGCCCGAGCAAAGTCGGTCCATTTTTGGCCGATTCCCTCGGCTATGCATTTGTACACCCTATCCTTGGTACTTTTTGGTATTCTAACAAAACCTAAATTcacatttttgcattataatTACAGTAAAGTGAGGCGACTACCTGAGTATTCCTCTGGACTATGACTATTACAAGCGTTGCAATTAACGTGATTGTCTTCAATTTGAACATTTCTGAGACTGTGTAACACTTCCGGTTGTTTAAACTCACTAGCTATGTCACTCAAAGCCTGGGTGTTACTAGAGTTGAGATAATTTCGTTTTTCCAAAACTTTAATTAGCTCTGACAGCGACCTTATGTTCTCCAACCTTCTGTTAGAGTTGATCACAGTTTGGTACCTCTCCTTCAGGATTTTCAATTGTTCACTTGGACAACGTATACTTGCAATTTCATTGCACAGCATTTTATAATTGGAGTTCGTTGACATTATTTTAGAGCTCAAATCAACCGAGAGACAAGCAATTACATGAATCAGTCTTTAAAACATCACACACTCCTATTTTTAGGTCGATTTTGGCATATTTTTAACCTCAATCTGTCAGTGTCATTTCTAAACGTCACATTACCAATGTCGGTGAAGATAGCACCAAAAATGATGCAGGTACTATGAACATTACAGTCGACCAGACAATTGCTGCGCCCACCATACTCATTTTCTAAAGCCAAGTTCACaccagaaaaattatcaaaataatcgtaAATCATTCGTCAACAAGCTGTTACGCTGACTTGCTTATCACATTTGTAAAACATCTCCTGACCATTCTAATGTGTttctattacaaattaaaacttaattgcatttaatttCTGCATTTATTCTCATATTCAAGCAATACACTCTCTTTATATCttccaattttctttatttttgcaggagattaagccctCCAATAGGGCCTTCGACCGTAAAACAATCATGTTCtgacaaacaccccttgggaccttaacgatttttttttaatttttataaaatttctggATTTTGTAAACTcgtatttaaggattgctctaattagtcaaattaataactaatttgtccagcaagaaccacgtggaggtttagagcattcttgccaggaaaaaaggatataaggatgaggtaaacgatgatttttagaaaataaagggAATAAAGGAGTTAGTGGTTtgtgtaatgaaaaaaaaatacaacacaaaaatatagTACACCTACCTTCGGAttgcttctgcgttggctactgtttgtagcaaaacattaataagaaattaaaaccaccattaaaaaaatctttatttgcattaaagttacaacaagcaactgTTATCAATATTACACAAagtaaagaatacacaatacgttatAATATATGGtacacaaattattaaattcaatacctcacaagataaa
It contains:
- the Lmpt gene encoding four and a half LIM domains protein 2 isoform X4, whose product is MGDVEVHSNFTITEKKTKKVKKTTKRRESSDHGGEVTITEMERTNGTQGGEYTKAMNKDWHGQHFCCWQCDESLTGQRYVLRDEHPYCVSCYESVFANACEKCSRIIGIDSKDLSYKDKHWHEACFLCTTCGESLVDRQFGSKGDRIYCGRCYDEQFASRCDGCHEIFRAGTKKMEYKTRQWHEKCFCCCVCKVPIGTQSFIPREQEIYCAKCYEEKFATRCIKCNKVITSGGVTYKNEPWHRECFTCTHCSKSLAGERFTSRDEKPYCAECFGELFAKRCFACNKPITGIGGTKFISFEDRHWHNDCFFCASCRTSLVGRGFITDQEDIICPECAKQKLM
- the Lmpt gene encoding four and a half LIM domains protein 2 isoform X5 produces the protein MNKDWHGQHFCCWQCDESLTGQRYVLRDEHPYCVSCYESVFANACEKCSRIIGIDSKDLSYKDKHWHEACFLCTTCGESLVDRQFGSKGDRIYCGRCYDEQFASRCDGCHEIFRAGTKKMEYKTRQWHEKCFCCCVCKVPIGTQSFIPREQEIYCAKCYEEKFATRCIKCNKVITSGGVTYKNEPWHRECFTCTHCSKSLAGERFTSRDEKPYCAECFGELFAKRCFACNKPITGIGGTKFISFEDRHWHNDCFFCASCRTSLVGRGFITDQEDIICPECAKQKLM
- the Lmpt gene encoding four and a half LIM domains protein 2 isoform X6 encodes the protein MAGTLSDQFKSRLNLQTKTVGEERIKKAKERNEDVAILSMELPGEKKAFKCCLDQDCLLGDPTSLPLGTKKMEYKTRQWHEKCFCCCVCKVPIGTQSFIPREQEIYCAKCYEEKFATRCIKCNKVITSGGVTYKNEPWHRECFTCTHCSKSLAGERFTSRDEKPYCAECFGELFAKRCFACNKPITGIGGTKFISFEDRHWHNDCFFCASCRTSLVGRGFITDQEDIICPECAKQKLM
- the LOC662295 gene encoding eukaryotic translation initiation factor 4E-1A; the protein is MSSNSIESENEKNDLKTENDIDIAQDFSIKHPLQNCWTLWYYENDRSQTWEKNQKEIASFQTVEDFWSLYNHIKPASELRQGNDYSLFKRGIRPMWEDEANKRGGRWLINLDKKQRTNELDRYWLDIILCLIGEAFEHSDEICGAVVNIRGKGDKIGVWTSDATKSAAVIEIGKKLKERLHIPPRTVLGYQIHKDTQDKSGSVTKNSYTV
- the LOC103312947 gene encoding uncharacterized protein LOC103312947; the protein is MSTNSNYKMLCNEIASIRCPSEQLKILKERYQTVINSNRRLENIRSLSELIKVLEKRNYLNSSNTQALSDIASEFKQPEVLHSLRNVQIEDNHVNCNACNSHSPEEYSGFVRIPKSTKDRVYKCIAEGIGQKWTDFARALGIPEGDIDDLNTVRSTSARAYKILAFHEQNCDRYRWRSKLLEALTDARRKDLRLKVQDIFDFP